From Pongo pygmaeus isolate AG05252 chromosome 1, NHGRI_mPonPyg2-v2.0_pri, whole genome shotgun sequence, one genomic window encodes:
- the LOC129033219 gene encoding olfactory receptor 2L2: MENYNQTSTDFILLGLFLQSRIGLFLFTLIVLIFLMALIGNLSMILLIFLDIHLHTPMYFLLSQLSLIDLNYISTIVPKMVYDFLYGNKSISFIGCGIQSFFFLTLAVAEALLLTSMASDRYVAICFSLQYPIRISKSVCVLMITGSWMISSINSCAHTEYALHIPYCKSRAINHFFCDVPAMLTLACTDTWVYESTVFLSSTIFLVFPFIGIACSYGWVLLAVYRMRSAEGRKKAYSTCSTHLTVVTFYYAPFAYTYLRLRSLRSPTEDKVLAVFYTILTPMLNPIIYSLRNKEVMGALTRVIQKIFSVKM; this comes from the coding sequence ATGGAAAATTACAATCAAACATCAACTGATTTCATCTTATTGGGGCTGTTCCTACAATCAAGAATTGGCCTTTTCCTCTTCACCCTCATTGTTCTCATTTTCCTAATGGCTCTAATTGGAAACCTATCCATGATTCTTCTCATCTTCTTGGACATCCATCTCCACACACCCATGTATTTCCTACTTAGTCAGCTCTCACTCATTGACCTAAATTACATCTCTACCATTGTTCCAAAGATGGTTTATGATTTTCTGTATGGAAACAAGTCTATCTCCTTCATTGGATGTGGGATTCAGAGTTTCTTCTTCTTGACTTTAGCAGTTGCAGAAGCGCTGCTCCTGACATCAATGGCCTCTGATCGTTATGTGGCCATTTGCTTTTCTCTACAGTATCCCATCCGTATAagcaaaagtgtgtgtgtgctgatgATAACAGGATCTTGGATGATAAGCTCTATCAACTCTTGTGCTCACACAGAATATGCACTCCATATCCCATATTGCAAGTCCAGAGCCATCAATCATTTTTTCTGTGATGTTCCAGCTATGTTGACACTAGCCTGCACAGATACCTGGGTCTATGAGAGCACAGTGTTTTTGAGCAGCACCATCTTTCTTGTGTTTCCTTTCATTGGTATTGCATGTTCCTATGGCTGGGTTCTCCTTGCTGTCTACCGTATGCGCTCtgcagaagggagaaagaaggccTATTCGACCTGTAGCACCCATCTCACTGTAGTGACTTTCTACTATGCACCCTTTGCTTATACCTATCTACGTCTAAGATCCCTGCGATCTCCAACAGAGGACAAGGTTCTAGCTGTCTTCTACACCATCCTCACCCCAATGCTCAACCCCATCATCTACAGCCTGAGAAACAAGGAGGTGATGGGGGCCCTGACACGAGTGATTCAGAAAATCTTCTCTGTGAAAATGTAG
- the LOC129033223 gene encoding olfactory receptor 2L5 yields MENYNQTSTDFILLGLFPPSKIGLFLFILIVLIFLMALIGNLSMILLIFLDTHLHTPMYFLLSQLSLIDLNYISTIVPKMASDFLYGNKSISFIGCGIQSFFFMTFAGAEALLLTSMAYDRYVAICFPLHYPICMSKRMCVLMITGSWMIGSINSCAHTVYAFRIPYCKSRAINHFFCDVPTMLTLACTDTWVYEYTVFLSSTIFLVFPFTGIACSYGRVLLAVYRMRSAEGRKKAYSTCSTHLTVVTFYYAPFAYTYLCPRSLRSLTEDKVLAVFYTILTPMLNPIIYSLRNKEVMGALTRVIQNIFSVKM; encoded by the coding sequence ATGGAAAATTACAATCAAACGTCAACTGATTTCATCTTATTGGGGCTATTCCCACCATCAAAAATTGGCCTTTTCCTCTTCATTCTCATTGTTCTCATTTTCCTAATGGCTCTAATTGGAAACCTATCCATGATTCTTCTCATCTTCTTGGACACCCATCTCCACACACCCATGTATTTCCTACTTAGTCAGCTCTCCCTCATTGACCTAAATTACATCTCCACCATTGTTCCTAAGATGGCTTCTGATTTTCTGTATGGAAACAAGTCTATCTCCTTCATTGGATGTGGGATTCAGAGTTTCTTCTTCATGACTTTTGCAGGTGCAGAAGCGCTGCTCCTGACATCAATGGCCTATGATCGTTATGTGGCTATTTGCTTTCCTCTCCACTATCCCATCTGTATGAGCAAAAGAATGTGTGTGCTGATGATAACAGGATCTTGGATGATAGGCTCCATCAACTCTTGTGCTCACACGGTATATGCATTCCGTATCCCATATTGCAAGTCCAGAGCCATCAATCATTTTTTCTGTGATGTTCCAACTATGTTGACATTAGCCTGTACAGACACCTGGGTCTATGAGTACACTGTGTTTTTGAGCAGCACCATATTTCTTGTGTTTCCCTTCACTGGCATTGCATGTTCCTATGGCCGGGTTCTCCTTGCTGTCTACCGCATGCGCTCTGCAGAAGGGAGGAAAAAGGCCTATTCAACCTGCAGCACCCACCTCACTGTAGTAACTTTCTACTATGCACCCTTTGCTTATACCTATCTATGTCCAAGATCCCTGCGATCTCTGACAGAGGACAAGGTTCTGGCTGTTTTCTATACCATTCTCACCCCAATGCTCAACCCCATCATCTACAGCCTGAGAAACAAGGAGGTGATGGGGGCCCTGACACGAGTGATTCAGAATATCTTCTCGGTGAAAATGTAG